A genomic region of Gossypium hirsutum isolate 1008001.06 chromosome D01, Gossypium_hirsutum_v2.1, whole genome shotgun sequence contains the following coding sequences:
- the LOC121213736 gene encoding serine/threonine-protein kinase WAG1, whose translation MVDEEPYFPDTDTDLSFTSAITDTTLSSSSRSSSASSTLSLSFKEPHLSSPTIHHRKWDPRFSPIKLVTTDDGNLQLHHLKLIRHLGTGNLARVFLCQLKDHDGAFFALKVIDTEALTAEKLSHVQTEGQILSMVNHPFLPRLYAHIQASHYTCFLIDFCPNGDLFSLLRKQPGNRFSLPAVRFFAAEVLVALEYLHALGIVYRDLKPENVLLREDGHIMLTDFDLCFVADVVPAFKFVRRRSGKPNRNRLSGGCFGPAAGLNDKGEVVPVAEPVTAFSRSCVGTHEYLAPEVVSGDGHGNGVDWWAFGVFVYELLYGTTPFKGASNEITLRNIASSSRQMRFAHAPGVEEAGISEAKDLIEKLLVKDPSRRLGCTNGAQDIKRHPFFDGINLPLIRQYKPPEVVGGAARERGQVDRVKRRRWLRKGLNCMMMRN comes from the coding sequence ATGGTGGACGAAGAACCTTATTTCCCTGACACCGATACAGACTTAAGCTTCACTTCCGCCATTACTGACACTACCTTAAGCTCCAGCTCTCGTTCCAGTTCAGCCTCTTCTACCCTTTCCCTATCCTTCAAGGAACCCCACCTTTCTTCTCCCACCATTCACCACCGCAAATGGGATCCCCGTTTTTCACCCATTAAACTAGTCACAACCGACGACGGCAACCTCCAACTTCATCACCTCAAGCTTATCCGTCATTTGGGTACCGGAAACCTTGCCAGAGTCTTCCTCTGTCAACTCAAAGACCACGACGGCGCCTTCTTCGCTTTAAAGGTGATCGACACAGAAGCATTAACCGCCGAGAAACTCTCTCACGTTCAAACGGAGGGTCAAATCTTATCCATGGTGAACCACCCGTTTCTTCCGAGGCTTTATGCCCATATTCAAGCTTCTCACTATACTTGCTTCCTCATCGATTTTTGTCCTAACGGTGACCTCTTTTCCCTTCTACGTAAACAGCCCGGGAACCGGTTTTCTTTGCCGGCGGTCCGGTTTTTCGCCGCCGAGGTGTTGGTTGCTTTAGAGTATTTGCATGCTTTGGGGATCGTTTACAGGGATCTTAAACCTGAAAACGTATTGTTACGTGAAGATGGGCATATCATGTTGACGGATTTCGATTTGTGCTTCGTGGCTGACGTGGTTCCCGCTTTTAAATTCGTTCGCCGGAGAAGTGGTAAGCCGAATCGGAATCGCTTATCCGGCGGTTGTTTTGGTCCCGCCGCCGGTTTGAACGATAAAGGAGAAGTTGTTCCCGTAGCTGAGCCGGTAACGGCTTTTTCACGGTCATGCGTGGGGACTCACGAGTATTTAGCGCCGGAGGTCGTCTCCGGTGACGGGCATGGTAACGGCGTTGACTGGTGGGCATTTGGGGTGTTTGTTTACGAGTTGTTATACGGAACGACGCCGTTTAAAGGGGCTAGTAACGAAATTACTCTTCGGAACATAGCTTCGAGTAGCAGGCAAATGAGATTCGCCCACGCGCCGGGCGTGGAAGAAGCGGGAATTTCGGAGGCAAAGGATTTGATTGAGAAATTATTGGTAAAAGATCCAAGCAGGAGACTAGGGTGCACCAATGGTGCGCAGGACATTAAACGGCACCCTTTTTTTGATGGAATAAATTTGCCCTTGATTAGACAGTACAAGCCGCCGGAGGTAGTGGGTGGGGCGGCGAGGGAAAGGGGGCAAGTTGACCGTGTGAAGCGGCGGCGTTGGCTTCGGAAAGGACTTAATTGTATGATGAtgagaaattga
- the LOC121213737 gene encoding uncharacterized protein isoform X2, whose amino-acid sequence MEDIGLFKQGFKWLESQKHVYSKAKTAVTYCRDKMGLLMERHWPMVCSGCVGFCKFLKLVLVYWIDCLVRGFQSCSRLGSASLLVIMWSCFLSLTSMSCLLYVLLSMGAAGAAVQYLGYTPGLFIVGLFGILVLWMYANFWITGTLFIVGGYLFSLSHARFIVLIATVYSVYCVKIQVGWIGVFLSINLAFLSNDVADYLLKCFDNVNENMHFEEQKEPKPVMEDDLPGQCEYSIPSDEPQKVYSCKSSSTSATTSVINQKEFSAKRVVKEDTSSTDEMKRILNSTDHYEALGFPRHIKIDSGILKKEYRKKAMLVHPDKNMGSPLASESFKKLQCAYEVLSDSTKKKDYDEQLRKEESKTRSVCQKSHSSTRQATSDHRSEESRRIQCTKCGNSHIWVCTNRNKAKARWCQDCCQYHQAKDGDGWVEYKGSLVFDRPQKAEIPRAFVCAESKIFDVSEWAICQRMACRPNTHRPSFHVNMVGLEKTQRSKSSRYPWDLDAEMIDEDEEEFELWLQQALASGLFCETSKRRKSWSPFKLPQKKSKKQWRRSST is encoded by the exons ATGGAGGATATAGGGCTTTTTAAGCAAGGTTTTAAATGGTTAGAATCTCAGAAACATGTTTATTCCAAGGCCAAAACGGCGGTTACTTATTGTAGAGATAAAATGGGGTTGTTAATGGAGAGGCATTGGCCAATGGTTTGTAGTGGATGTGTTGGTTTCTGCAAGTTTTTGAAGCTGGTTTTGGTTTATTGGATAGATTGTTTAGTGAGAGGGTTTCAATCGTGTAGCAGATTGGGTTCGGCTTCTTTGCTTGTAATAATGTGGAGTTGTTTCCTTAGCTTGACTTCCATGTCCTGCTTGCTTTATGTGCTTTTAAGCATG GGAGCTGCTGGAGCTGCTGTTCAGTACTTGGGTTACACACCTGGCCTCTTTATTGTAGGACTGTTCGGCATTTTGgtattatggatgtatgctaactTTTGGATAACAGGAACATTATTTATAGTTGGAG GTTATTTGTTCTCCTTAAGCCATGCGAGATTTATAGTCTTAATAGCGACTGTGTACTCTGTGTATTGTGTCAAAATTCAAGTTGGGTGGATTGGTGTTTTTCTATCAATAAACCTTGCATTTCTATCGAACGATGTAGCGGATTATTTGCTGAAATGTTTTGATAACGTGAATGAAAACATGCACTTTGAAGAGCAAAAGGAACCCAAACCAGTTATGGAAGATGATTTGCCCGGACAATGTGAATACTCTATTCCCTCTGATGAACCGCAGAAGGTGTATTCATGCAAGTCATCGAGCACATCTGCTACTACATCAGTTATAAACCAAAAGGAGTTTTCTGCGAAAAGGGTGGTCAAGGAAGATACGAGTTCGACTGATGAAATGAAAAGAATATTGAATAGCACGGATCATTATGAAGCATTGGGGTTCCCTCGGCATATAAAAATTGACTCTGGAATCCTGAAAAAGGAATACCGGAAAAAG GCcatgcttgtacatcctgacaaAAACATGGGAAGTCCTTTAGCAAGTGAATCATTTAAGAAACTTCAATGTGCTTATGAG GTCCTTTCAGATTCCACGAAAAAGAAGGACTACGATGAGCAATTGAGAAAGGAAGAATCCAAAACTAGGAGTGTCTGTCAAAAGTCCCATAGCTCTACACGCCAG GCTACTTCAGATCACCGCTCTGAAGAATCGAGGCGTATACAGTGCACCAAGTGTGGTAATTCACATATATGGGTTTGCACAAATAGGAACAAGGCCAAGGCTAGATGGTGTCAG GATTGCTGTCAATATCATCAAGCCAAAGACGGAGATGGATGGGTTGAGTACAAAGGTTCCTTGGTGTTTGATAGGCCTCAAAAA GCGGAAATACCACGGGCTTTTGTTTGTGCTGAAAGCAAGATCTTTGATGTTTCAGAATGGGCTATCTGTCAG AGAATGGCTTGTAGACCAAACACGCATCGGCCTAGCTTCCATGTAAACATGGTTGGTTTAGAAAAGACCCAAAGATCAAAGTCGAGCCGATATCCTTGGGATTTGGATGCTGAAATGATCGACGAAGATGAAGAAGAATTCGAGTTATGGCTACAACAAGCCTTGGCATCCGGTCTCTTTTGCGAAACCTCTAAACGTAGAAAGAGCTGGAGTCCGTTTAAATTGCCTCAGAAGAAAAGTAAAAAGCAATGGAGAAGATCTTCAACCTGA
- the LOC121213737 gene encoding uncharacterized protein isoform X1, producing MEDIGLFKQGFKWLESQKHVYSKAKTAVTYCRDKMGLLMERHWPMVCSGCVGFCKFLKLVLVYWIDCLVRGFQSCSRLGSASLLVIMWSCFLSLTSMSCLLYVLLSMGAAGAAVQYLGYTPGLFIVGLFGILVLWMYANFWITGTLFIVGGYLFSLSHARFIVLIATVYSVYCVKIQVGWIGVFLSINLAFLSNDVADYLLKCFDNVNENMHFEEQKEPKPVMEDDLPGQCEYSIPSDEPQKVYSCKSSSTSATTSVINQKEFSAKRVVKEDTSSTDEMKRILNSTDHYEALGFPRHIKIDSGILKKEYRKKAMLVHPDKNMGSPLASESFKKLQCAYEVLSDSTKKKDYDEQLRKEESKTRSVCQKSHSSTRQQATSDHRSEESRRIQCTKCGNSHIWVCTNRNKAKARWCQDCCQYHQAKDGDGWVEYKGSLVFDRPQKAEIPRAFVCAESKIFDVSEWAICQRMACRPNTHRPSFHVNMVGLEKTQRSKSSRYPWDLDAEMIDEDEEEFELWLQQALASGLFCETSKRRKSWSPFKLPQKKSKKQWRRSST from the exons ATGGAGGATATAGGGCTTTTTAAGCAAGGTTTTAAATGGTTAGAATCTCAGAAACATGTTTATTCCAAGGCCAAAACGGCGGTTACTTATTGTAGAGATAAAATGGGGTTGTTAATGGAGAGGCATTGGCCAATGGTTTGTAGTGGATGTGTTGGTTTCTGCAAGTTTTTGAAGCTGGTTTTGGTTTATTGGATAGATTGTTTAGTGAGAGGGTTTCAATCGTGTAGCAGATTGGGTTCGGCTTCTTTGCTTGTAATAATGTGGAGTTGTTTCCTTAGCTTGACTTCCATGTCCTGCTTGCTTTATGTGCTTTTAAGCATG GGAGCTGCTGGAGCTGCTGTTCAGTACTTGGGTTACACACCTGGCCTCTTTATTGTAGGACTGTTCGGCATTTTGgtattatggatgtatgctaactTTTGGATAACAGGAACATTATTTATAGTTGGAG GTTATTTGTTCTCCTTAAGCCATGCGAGATTTATAGTCTTAATAGCGACTGTGTACTCTGTGTATTGTGTCAAAATTCAAGTTGGGTGGATTGGTGTTTTTCTATCAATAAACCTTGCATTTCTATCGAACGATGTAGCGGATTATTTGCTGAAATGTTTTGATAACGTGAATGAAAACATGCACTTTGAAGAGCAAAAGGAACCCAAACCAGTTATGGAAGATGATTTGCCCGGACAATGTGAATACTCTATTCCCTCTGATGAACCGCAGAAGGTGTATTCATGCAAGTCATCGAGCACATCTGCTACTACATCAGTTATAAACCAAAAGGAGTTTTCTGCGAAAAGGGTGGTCAAGGAAGATACGAGTTCGACTGATGAAATGAAAAGAATATTGAATAGCACGGATCATTATGAAGCATTGGGGTTCCCTCGGCATATAAAAATTGACTCTGGAATCCTGAAAAAGGAATACCGGAAAAAG GCcatgcttgtacatcctgacaaAAACATGGGAAGTCCTTTAGCAAGTGAATCATTTAAGAAACTTCAATGTGCTTATGAG GTCCTTTCAGATTCCACGAAAAAGAAGGACTACGATGAGCAATTGAGAAAGGAAGAATCCAAAACTAGGAGTGTCTGTCAAAAGTCCCATAGCTCTACACGCCAG CAGGCTACTTCAGATCACCGCTCTGAAGAATCGAGGCGTATACAGTGCACCAAGTGTGGTAATTCACATATATGGGTTTGCACAAATAGGAACAAGGCCAAGGCTAGATGGTGTCAG GATTGCTGTCAATATCATCAAGCCAAAGACGGAGATGGATGGGTTGAGTACAAAGGTTCCTTGGTGTTTGATAGGCCTCAAAAA GCGGAAATACCACGGGCTTTTGTTTGTGCTGAAAGCAAGATCTTTGATGTTTCAGAATGGGCTATCTGTCAG AGAATGGCTTGTAGACCAAACACGCATCGGCCTAGCTTCCATGTAAACATGGTTGGTTTAGAAAAGACCCAAAGATCAAAGTCGAGCCGATATCCTTGGGATTTGGATGCTGAAATGATCGACGAAGATGAAGAAGAATTCGAGTTATGGCTACAACAAGCCTTGGCATCCGGTCTCTTTTGCGAAACCTCTAAACGTAGAAAGAGCTGGAGTCCGTTTAAATTGCCTCAGAAGAAAAGTAAAAAGCAATGGAGAAGATCTTCAACCTGA